Part of the Vigna unguiculata cultivar IT97K-499-35 chromosome 3, ASM411807v1, whole genome shotgun sequence genome, CACTGCAAATGAAGTGTTTTATAGTATATAGTATATTAGTATCCATCCGTGTTGTATTAGGGAGTTCCTAGGCCAATTGTGGTGTAGGACATATTGGTTGCTGGGTCTTTCTTAATTGGCAAGATGAGGGGCTTTGGCTATGGCTGACACGCTATAAAGGGTGTTTCTTCCAGCGCCCTATCAATCCTTTGAGTATTTTCGGTTATTTCGAAATGAACTTCTTTTAAATGTAAAAGATACATTCCAAGATGAATGAATACATTTGCGGGGTGTAGAAAGTTTAGCCTGCTATAAAAGAGTACACAGCACTATCTCATTACTAACCCAGTTAAAGAAGTGGCCTTCGGGGATAGGCCATGACGATCCGAACCATATTCGGCATTCTAAACGTTGATCTTTTCTTTGTAAACCATATTGTACAAAGAAACCGTTGGCTTTAGTCCTGAATTTATCATCTTTTCTAAGAGAAGCTCTGCTTCCTTCCATTTTCCATCATTGCAAAGAAGCCCTATGGTTGAACAAAAACTGGCCACATTAGGGACCATTCCATTGTCAACCATTTCATTGAGTAGCCTAAAAGCCCTGTAAGAGCTTCCTTCTTTGCAGTAACCATGAATCATCgtattatatataacattatttgGTTCGAAATGCAGCTCCCCCAACGATTTGAATAGTTTTGAGGCTTCTTTCATGTTACCAGTTATACATAACCCATGTATTAGGACACTATATGTGTGTACGTCTGAAACCAAACCAGACTTCTCCATTAAAGCATGCAATTCGCGTGCTTTTTCCATATAATTTAGTCTTGCAAAAGCATCAATCAGAATCGTATATGTCACTTTGGAAGGAGCAACACCTCTCTCTTCCATTTCCTTGACCAAGCTAAGAGCTCCTGCTAAATTCTCAACCTTACAATACCCTGCAATCAGAGTATTATAGGTTACTAAAGTTGGTGAAAGTCCATTTGACTTCAATTGACTGAATAATCTAACAGCAGTGTCTATTTTTCCAACACCACAAAACCCATTGATCAGTATATTGTATGTAACAATGTTTGGACTAAGTCCAACTTTGCCGAATCGATGAACCAACTTTATTGCTTCCCCAAGCTTCTTCCCTCGACACAGCCCACCTATTAAAATGTTATATGTCATAACCCCACATGTAACACCTCTCTCACGCATTTCACCAAACACCTTAAAAGCTTTATCCACCATCCCACCATTACAATATTCTCTAATCACACAGTTGTAGGAATAAACATTTGGCACAATTCCACTATGCTTCATATTCTCATACATCTGAAACCCTTCCCTTTGCAGTCCTTGCTTGAAAAACCCGTTCATTAAGACACTATAAGTATGTTGATTAGCAACTACACCCAACCTATCCATCTTGCAAAACAACTTCTTCGCCAGCATAACATCTCCATTCTTGCAGCACCCATCAATCAACGTCGTGTATATAACAACATTAGGAGACAAACCAAACTCCTCCAACATGGTCACAAGCCGAAACCCTTTCATCAAGTCACCAACTTCACAACAACCCTTGATCATAATCCCAAAACTGTAGACATCCATAACAACTCTAATCTTCAATTGGTTAAAAACCCACCAAGCTTTATCGAAAAGGTTTGACCTAATGAGTGAGCACAAAAGATTGTTGAAGGTGTTTGATGTAGGAAGATGACCCTTGTGAATCATCTGGTGTAGAAAAGTGAGGGCCTGGTGAGGGGAGTGAGAATGAACATAAGCATTGACGATGGCTTCATAGAGAGGAGCATAAGTTGAAGAAGAGGTGAAAAGGGCTTGTGTTAGTTGAGGTATCAAGGACGAGGGAGAGAATGTATACAAGGGGATTCGACCAGAGATAAGACGCAAGATAAGAGATTGAGCTTGGGGTAGCATGTCATGGGATAGGAgatggttcaagatgaaagAGATAGAGTGAGGAGTGTGATGAAGGCCCTCGTAGGTCCAGGAATTGAACAACAAAAGTGCTTTTGGTGGAGGCACTTTCACCATTTTTTGGATGAGTATCAGAGTTTTTTCATGAGACTGAGACATGTTTCTCTAACCCTTCCTACATCTCAAAACATCAGTTTTTTGAATCTGCAAGTGTGGGCGTAAGGTTCACTATCAGTTTTTCGCACtatatactaatattaatattaccTTAAcggtatttttcttttcctaaaaaactaacaaaaattaatacaatgaaAATGTTTCCAtggtttataattcaaaatttgttctGAAAAATtcattccaaaatatatttaatgtattttagaaagtttgttttataaattctaTTTTAGAAATCTTGTTCCAAAAATGAAGTTCCGAAAATCTAGTTTGGAAACCATGTCGAAAAGTTATGGAAAACCTGTTCCAAACAAATTTCAGAATAGATAATCTAGACATACCTTTACGAAAGATAAACAAGTCATTGTAAAAATGATGGGCGTGCAGTTACAAATTTTGGGGTGCAAGAAAAAgtccatttcatttttttcttaaaacaaaatGGGCATTATTGGGCCATGATGAACATGTTTCCCAAACCCAAATTGTTCAATGCACTCATATATTACTCCCATTTTTGGAATTGCTTTTTATGCGGTGAAA contains:
- the LOC114176262 gene encoding pentatricopeptide repeat-containing protein At4g11690-like isoform X1, encoding MSQSHEKTLILIQKMVKVPPPKALLLFNSWTYEGLHHTPHSISFILNHLLSHDMLPQAQSLILRLISGRIPLYTFSPSSLIPQLTQALFTSSSTYAPLYEAIVNAYVHSHSPHQALTFLHQMIHKGHLPTSNTFNNLLCSLIRSNLFDKAWWVFNQLKIRVVMDVYSFGIMIKGCCEVGDLMKGFRLVTMLEEFGLSPNVVIYTTLIDGCCKNGDVMLAKKLFCKMDRLGVVANQHTYSVLMNGFFKQGLQREGFQMYENMKHSGIVPNVYSYNCVIREYCNGGMVDKAFKVFGEMRERGVTCGVMTYNILIGGLCRGKKLGEAIKLVHRFGKVGLSPNIVTYNILINGFCGVGKIDTAVRLFSQLKSNGLSPTLVTYNTLIAGYCKVENLAGALSLVKEMEERGVAPSKVTYTILIDAFARLNYMEKARELHALMEKSGLVSDVHTYSVLIHGLCITGNMKEASKLFKSLGELHFEPNNVIYNTMIHGYCKEGSSYRAFRLLNEMVDNGMVPNVASFCSTIGLLCNDGKWKEAELLLEKMINSGLKPTVSLYNMVYKEKINV